A stretch of the Candidatus Effluviviaceae Genus I sp. genome encodes the following:
- a CDS encoding integron integrase yields the protein MRSALRVRHYSGRTEEAYVGWAKRFMRFHGGQDPAEMGPTEVRAFINDLAVNRGVSASTQEQALSAILFMFKEVLRQDLGWVQLIVRAKKPKRLPVVLTRDEVKAVLNEMSGMTKLMAQMLYGSGLRLVECLELRVKDVEFERDMVVVRGGKGEKDRVTLLPACLKEPLRRHIERVRGLFEQDRKGAPVRAVVPSAVLRKYPNAGIEWGWQFVFPSAHTITDPETECLARFHLHEATLQRAVKEAVRRSGIAKQATCHTLRHSFATHLLEGGYNIRIVQRLLGHRDIRTTMVYTHVAGSKELGVRSPMDTL from the coding sequence ATACGCAGCGCGCTTCGCGTGCGGCACTACAGCGGCCGCACCGAAGAGGCGTACGTCGGATGGGCCAAGCGCTTCATGCGCTTCCACGGTGGGCAGGACCCGGCGGAAATGGGGCCCACCGAGGTCCGCGCGTTCATCAACGACCTCGCGGTCAATCGCGGCGTGAGCGCGTCCACCCAGGAGCAGGCGCTGTCCGCCATCCTCTTCATGTTCAAGGAAGTGCTCCGCCAGGACCTGGGGTGGGTGCAGCTCATCGTCCGCGCGAAGAAGCCGAAACGGCTGCCGGTGGTGCTGACGCGGGACGAGGTGAAGGCCGTGCTCAACGAGATGTCGGGCATGACGAAGCTGATGGCGCAGATGCTCTACGGTTCGGGCCTGCGCCTCGTCGAGTGCCTGGAGCTCCGGGTGAAGGACGTCGAGTTCGAGCGCGACATGGTGGTCGTGCGGGGCGGCAAGGGCGAGAAGGACCGTGTGACGCTCCTGCCCGCATGCCTCAAGGAGCCGCTTCGCAGGCACATCGAGCGCGTGCGCGGGCTGTTCGAGCAGGACAGGAAGGGCGCGCCGGTCCGGGCGGTGGTGCCGTCGGCGGTCCTGCGGAAGTACCCGAACGCCGGGATCGAGTGGGGGTGGCAGTTCGTGTTCCCGTCGGCGCACACCATCACGGACCCCGAGACCGAGTGCCTCGCGCGCTTCCACCTGCACGAGGCCACGCTCCAGCGAGCCGTGAAGGAGGCCGTCAGGAGGTCCGGGATCGCGAAGCAGGCGACGTGTCACACGCTCAGGCACTCGTTCGCGACGCACCTGCTCGAGGGAGGCTACAACATCAGGATCGTGCAGCGGCTGCTCGGGCACCGCGACATCAGGACGACCATGGTCTA